A genomic region of Metopolophium dirhodum isolate CAU chromosome 1, ASM1992520v1, whole genome shotgun sequence contains the following coding sequences:
- the LOC132935263 gene encoding uncharacterized protein LOC132935263 isoform X2: MDDFTERMLERTQRRQELLASTLSQVSQPVLPPSSAMMETSPTIQQSLSPPSRRQRRTRLAELASQVDQWLSDDQNFKQSENISNPTTIQINDSQNEPKKLTILSPQYGITKDIIETNENKTGGTQQPKQKQYSNKLKQFHQEQQSNNEPLPQKHSPNLTATTLTVAQRRALFEPNNATQHQSKKPITTTTVTISLTKTTPATVITKTSSTAAHEATEESVEDVIKTPPRPIPCSASTPPSRRGTRPRMSHGAASNNLTEQQRSVWTPPCIKNVLLKKKLINDLEDAEQIPDNCSKDRVGMRSPFDKFNPDCIKYKPASPSANLYPDLSLIADDDHDIKTLMTPLEIQSMACKRRSNGSSALNTSTASSESVPEDCDNAEILGAKRYRSQQKEKNPETIDVATLLEETSPSTPVTGINTTPGGGHCSMLSSHAGSPLSQACSSFIFHRGNESLCGNKSFSTSMEQRQGLEDQQFNAQANQLPESRLIDKYFEFVNSDGEEEAAELIPNNVLSPNQSGPRGRLQFDNSKHIVDNVESDKHNSSISSSSSSSNSIKPALIHTVSTYRKQQQQLRLNGISSSSKQQMKIPERVNEEQDDDTDEEEMYLQELEKVAARARDLERTVVPEQDRIIEQATQALNICDVYRQKNTLRPVISHQFSPEHVHAERLLLIAGLRRTDAVREAQRLRVERTLLPGGIMGERSTYLNTHGDGKTLVIQSLRVPILSSVNSGGNHNKIKHNSSEGLENLTRWPGGYRYFVCAIRAVATVHRPPVTAASRPADAVEESVLRFSNDTTTCRNKDEINYGYVEFITKKRVKNSGSRKCAGPTESEGAPIMIHGLDDRGWKITVELYGVSPTGTGENDHHNGGNNVKEHDVHENRSVLDKLWSTVTTPSKEAKKHHGSTATTCIESPGGPMAVRNTVFRQLGYFVFSDGQVDRKQFTLNKVHQSGGVPSSSRVTTNAVAEETVRIQMCLLEEGEQYEDDSGAINLDNKSLESNTYTASGSKAAYAHKTLKFPSECKRLEGFLTLFDDHELRSHNFVRESQWQRRTDIGDCSKGGTTSWRRLWFRAEIIDMNQQKSINNSEKPQEQQNNINLKQQTILLRYWMYPEYAEQEREPLGSIDLNCCLPPPPPEEEITTAALNQQQKHKQKPIPAAPALPDLCTRPNTLRLILYNGGAACDNLNDANHDGDDKTHEVLLLAADTADERREWCETVNAAVNAISEHREQIRLALATQLKKKQYNNEKEQQQFRNQVEQRTGAWPTTPGGTRQYSSKKKKFYK, encoded by the exons ATGGACGACTTTACAGAG CGCATGTTGGAAAGGACACAAAGGCGTCAAGAGTTACTTGCATCCACCTTGTCCCAGGTATCTCAACCAGTGCTACCACCTTCATCAGCCATGATGGAAACCTCTCCAACAATTCAGCAATCACTTTCACCACCTTCACGTCGTCAGCGACGCACACGCCTTGCTGAACTTGCCAGCCAAGTAGATCAATGGTTGTCAGATGATCAGAACTTTAAACAAAGTGAAAATATTTCTAATCCCACG aCAATACAGATTAATGACAGCCAAAATgaaccaaaaaaattaacaattttgtcTCCACAATATGGTATTACAAAAGATATAATTGAG actaatgaaaataaaacaggtGGTACACAGCAACCAAAACAAAAGCAGTATAGTAATAAACTGAAGCAATTTCACCAAGAGCAGCAGTCAAATAATGAACCTCTGCCTCAAAAACATTCACCAAATCTCACAGCTACTACTTTGACAGTTGCACAACGTCGAGCATTATTTGAGCCAAACAATGCCACTCAACATCAGAGTAAAAAACCAATTACCACTACAACCGTCACCATATCTCTGACTAAAACTACTCCTGCCACTGTTATTACTAAAACCTCATCAACTGCTGCCCATGAAGCAACTGAAGAATCCGTAGAAGATGTAATTAAAACACCACCACGTCCTATTCCTTGTAGTGCATCTACCCCACCTTCAAGACGTGGCACTAGACCTAGGATGAGCCATGGTGCAGCCTCAAATAATTTGACTGAACAGCAACGATCTGTATGGACTCCcccatgtataaaaaatgtgcTTCTAAAAAAGAAACTGATCAACGATCTGGAAGATGCGGAACAAATACCCGATAATTGCTCAAAAGATAGAGTTGGAATGAGAAGTccttttgataaatttaatccag attgtataaaatacaagCCGGCTTCACCATCTGCTAACTTGTATCCTGATCTATCTTTGATAGCAGATGATGATCATGATATCAAAACCTTAATGACTCCATTGGAAATCCAATCTATGGCATGCAAG AGACGCAGCAATGGAAGCAGCGCTTTAAATACATCTACTGCATCTTCGGAATCTGTACCTGAAGACTGCGATAATGCTGAAATTTTGGGTGCTAAACGCTATCGGAGCCAACAGAAAGAAAAAAACCCAGAAACAATTGATGTAGCTACACTTTTAGAG GAAACTTCGCCATCAACACCTGTCACAGGGATTAATACCACCCCTGGTGGCGGCCACTGCTCTATGCTGTCAAGCCATGCAGGTAGTCCGCTGTCTCAGGCTTGTTCCAGTTTTATATTCCATCGGGGCAATGAAAGTCTCTGTGGTAACAAAAGTTTTTCTACCTCAATGGAGCAAAGGCAAGGGTTAGAAGATCAGCAATTCAATGCACAGGCCAATCAATTGCCTGAGTCACGGCTCATTGATAAATACTTTGAGTTTGTGAATTCTGATGGAGAAGAGGAAGCAGCGGAACTTATTCCCAATAATGTCCTATCGCCTAATCAGTCTGGTCCTCGTGGTCGACTTCAGTTTGACAACAGCAAACATATTGTTGACAATGTTGAATCTGACAAACATAACAGTAGcatcagcagcagcagcagtagtAGCAATAGTATTAAGCCAGCACTTATACACACAGTTAGCACATATCGTAAACAACAGCAACAACTCAGATTAAATGGCATAAGTTCTTCTAGCAAG CAACAAATGAAAATTCCAGAACGAGTAAATGAAGAACAGGATGACGATACTGACGAAGAAGAAATGTATTTACAAGAGCTGGAAAAAGTAGCAGCACGAGCTAGAGACTTGGAACGGACTGTAGTGCCAGAGCAAGACCGCATTATTGAACAAGCTACCCAAGCTTTGAATATTTGCGATGTATACAGGCAAAAAAATACCCTTCGCCCAGTGATTTCTCATCAATTTTCACCTGAGCATGTACACGCTGAACGACTTTTATTGATTGCAG GCTTGAGACGGACGGATGCAGTTCGTGAGGCGCAACGCCTTCGCGTTGAACGCACATTGTTACCAGGTGGCATTATGGGCGAAAGGTCTACTTACTTAAACACTCATGGTGATGGAAAGACGCTTGTTATTCAGAGTCTGCGTGTTCCCATATTATCATCTGTGAATAGTGGTGGAAACCACAATAAGATAAAACATAATTCAAGTGAGGGATTAGAAAACCTTACCAGATGGCCAGGGGGATATAGGTATTTTGTGTGTGCTATCCGAGCAGTGGCTACGGTTCACCGGCCTCCAGTGACTGCTGCTTCCCGACCGGCTGATGCAGTTGAAGAATCAGTGCTCCGATTCTCCAATGATACTACCACCTGTCGTAACAAGGATGAAATAAATTATGGATATGTtgaatttattactaaaaaaagagTCAAAAACTCTGGTAGCCGAAAGTGTGCAGGTCCAACCGAATCAGAGGGTGCTCCTATTATGATCCATGGGTTGGATGACAGAGGATGGAAAATCACTGTTGAGCTATATGGTGTATCCCCAACAGGTACCGGGGAGAATGATCACCACAATGGTGGTAATAATGTTAAAGAACACGATGTCCACGAAAATAGAAGTGTATTG gACAAGTTATGGTCTACAGTCACTACCCCGAGTAAGGAAGCTAAAAAACACCATGGCTCAACAGCAACAACATGTATTGAATCACCAGGTGGACCAATGGCTGTGCGTAACACAGTGTTTCGACAACTTGGTTACTTTGTCTTTTCTGACGGTCAGGTGGACCGCAAGCAGTTTACTTTGAATAag GTGCATCAATCTGGTGGTGTTCCAAGTAGTTCAAGAGTTACTACAAATGCTGTTGCAGAAGAAACGGTGCGCATCCAAATGTGCCTTCTGGAGGAAGGAGAGCAATATGAAGATGATTCAGGTGCAATTAATTTGGACAACAAATCTTTGGAATCAAATACGTATACTGCCAGTGGCAGTAAAGCAGCTTATGCACATAAAACACTGAAATTTCCATCTGAGTGTAAACGATTGGAAggatttttaacacttttcgaTGATCATGAGTTGCGTTCACACAATTTTGTACGGGAGTCTCAGTGGCAACGTCGTACGGACATTGGTGATTGCTCAAAAGGTGGCACCACTTCATGGCGTCGTCTTTGGTTTCGGGCTGAAATAATTGATATGAATCAACAAAAGTCTATAAATAACAGTGAAAAACCACAAGAACAGCAAAACAACATCAATTTAAAGCAGCAAACCATACTGTTACGCTATTGGATGTACCCAGAGTATGCTGAACAAGAACGAGAG CCATTGGGTAGCATTGACTTGAACTGTTGTTTGCCGCCACCACCACCTGAAGAGGAAATTACAACTGCTGCTTTAAATCAGCAACAGAAACATAAGCAGAAGCCAATCCCTGCAGCTCCGGCTCTTCCAGACCTATGCACCCGACCAAATACTCTGCGTTTGATTTTGTACAATGGTGGTGCTGCATGTGATAACTTAAATGATGCAAATCATGATGGCGATGACAAAACTCATGAAGTGCTGCTGTTGGCTGCTGATACAGCAGATGAACGGCGTGAGTGGTGTGAAACGGTAAATGCAGCAGTGAATGCTATAAGTGAGCACCGTGAACAGATTAGGTTAGCTTTGGCTACACAATTgaagaaaaaacaatataataatgaaaaggAACAACAGCAATTCCGAAACCAAGTTGAACAACGTACTGGTGCTTGGCCTACTACGCCCGGTGGTACTCGCCAATATAGCAGTAAAAAAAAGAAGTTCTACAAATAA
- the LOC132935263 gene encoding uncharacterized protein LOC132935263 isoform X1 — MDDFTERMLERTQRRQELLASTLSQVSQPVLPPSSAMMETSPTIQQSLSPPSRRQRRTRLAELASQVDQWLSDDQNFKQSENISNPTKTIQINDSQNEPKKLTILSPQYGITKDIIETNENKTGGTQQPKQKQYSNKLKQFHQEQQSNNEPLPQKHSPNLTATTLTVAQRRALFEPNNATQHQSKKPITTTTVTISLTKTTPATVITKTSSTAAHEATEESVEDVIKTPPRPIPCSASTPPSRRGTRPRMSHGAASNNLTEQQRSVWTPPCIKNVLLKKKLINDLEDAEQIPDNCSKDRVGMRSPFDKFNPDCIKYKPASPSANLYPDLSLIADDDHDIKTLMTPLEIQSMACKRRSNGSSALNTSTASSESVPEDCDNAEILGAKRYRSQQKEKNPETIDVATLLEETSPSTPVTGINTTPGGGHCSMLSSHAGSPLSQACSSFIFHRGNESLCGNKSFSTSMEQRQGLEDQQFNAQANQLPESRLIDKYFEFVNSDGEEEAAELIPNNVLSPNQSGPRGRLQFDNSKHIVDNVESDKHNSSISSSSSSSNSIKPALIHTVSTYRKQQQQLRLNGISSSSKQQMKIPERVNEEQDDDTDEEEMYLQELEKVAARARDLERTVVPEQDRIIEQATQALNICDVYRQKNTLRPVISHQFSPEHVHAERLLLIAGLRRTDAVREAQRLRVERTLLPGGIMGERSTYLNTHGDGKTLVIQSLRVPILSSVNSGGNHNKIKHNSSEGLENLTRWPGGYRYFVCAIRAVATVHRPPVTAASRPADAVEESVLRFSNDTTTCRNKDEINYGYVEFITKKRVKNSGSRKCAGPTESEGAPIMIHGLDDRGWKITVELYGVSPTGTGENDHHNGGNNVKEHDVHENRSVLDKLWSTVTTPSKEAKKHHGSTATTCIESPGGPMAVRNTVFRQLGYFVFSDGQVDRKQFTLNKVHQSGGVPSSSRVTTNAVAEETVRIQMCLLEEGEQYEDDSGAINLDNKSLESNTYTASGSKAAYAHKTLKFPSECKRLEGFLTLFDDHELRSHNFVRESQWQRRTDIGDCSKGGTTSWRRLWFRAEIIDMNQQKSINNSEKPQEQQNNINLKQQTILLRYWMYPEYAEQEREPLGSIDLNCCLPPPPPEEEITTAALNQQQKHKQKPIPAAPALPDLCTRPNTLRLILYNGGAACDNLNDANHDGDDKTHEVLLLAADTADERREWCETVNAAVNAISEHREQIRLALATQLKKKQYNNEKEQQQFRNQVEQRTGAWPTTPGGTRQYSSKKKKFYK; from the exons ATGGACGACTTTACAGAG CGCATGTTGGAAAGGACACAAAGGCGTCAAGAGTTACTTGCATCCACCTTGTCCCAGGTATCTCAACCAGTGCTACCACCTTCATCAGCCATGATGGAAACCTCTCCAACAATTCAGCAATCACTTTCACCACCTTCACGTCGTCAGCGACGCACACGCCTTGCTGAACTTGCCAGCCAAGTAGATCAATGGTTGTCAGATGATCAGAACTTTAAACAAAGTGAAAATATTTCTAATCCCACG aagaCAATACAGATTAATGACAGCCAAAATgaaccaaaaaaattaacaattttgtcTCCACAATATGGTATTACAAAAGATATAATTGAG actaatgaaaataaaacaggtGGTACACAGCAACCAAAACAAAAGCAGTATAGTAATAAACTGAAGCAATTTCACCAAGAGCAGCAGTCAAATAATGAACCTCTGCCTCAAAAACATTCACCAAATCTCACAGCTACTACTTTGACAGTTGCACAACGTCGAGCATTATTTGAGCCAAACAATGCCACTCAACATCAGAGTAAAAAACCAATTACCACTACAACCGTCACCATATCTCTGACTAAAACTACTCCTGCCACTGTTATTACTAAAACCTCATCAACTGCTGCCCATGAAGCAACTGAAGAATCCGTAGAAGATGTAATTAAAACACCACCACGTCCTATTCCTTGTAGTGCATCTACCCCACCTTCAAGACGTGGCACTAGACCTAGGATGAGCCATGGTGCAGCCTCAAATAATTTGACTGAACAGCAACGATCTGTATGGACTCCcccatgtataaaaaatgtgcTTCTAAAAAAGAAACTGATCAACGATCTGGAAGATGCGGAACAAATACCCGATAATTGCTCAAAAGATAGAGTTGGAATGAGAAGTccttttgataaatttaatccag attgtataaaatacaagCCGGCTTCACCATCTGCTAACTTGTATCCTGATCTATCTTTGATAGCAGATGATGATCATGATATCAAAACCTTAATGACTCCATTGGAAATCCAATCTATGGCATGCAAG AGACGCAGCAATGGAAGCAGCGCTTTAAATACATCTACTGCATCTTCGGAATCTGTACCTGAAGACTGCGATAATGCTGAAATTTTGGGTGCTAAACGCTATCGGAGCCAACAGAAAGAAAAAAACCCAGAAACAATTGATGTAGCTACACTTTTAGAG GAAACTTCGCCATCAACACCTGTCACAGGGATTAATACCACCCCTGGTGGCGGCCACTGCTCTATGCTGTCAAGCCATGCAGGTAGTCCGCTGTCTCAGGCTTGTTCCAGTTTTATATTCCATCGGGGCAATGAAAGTCTCTGTGGTAACAAAAGTTTTTCTACCTCAATGGAGCAAAGGCAAGGGTTAGAAGATCAGCAATTCAATGCACAGGCCAATCAATTGCCTGAGTCACGGCTCATTGATAAATACTTTGAGTTTGTGAATTCTGATGGAGAAGAGGAAGCAGCGGAACTTATTCCCAATAATGTCCTATCGCCTAATCAGTCTGGTCCTCGTGGTCGACTTCAGTTTGACAACAGCAAACATATTGTTGACAATGTTGAATCTGACAAACATAACAGTAGcatcagcagcagcagcagtagtAGCAATAGTATTAAGCCAGCACTTATACACACAGTTAGCACATATCGTAAACAACAGCAACAACTCAGATTAAATGGCATAAGTTCTTCTAGCAAG CAACAAATGAAAATTCCAGAACGAGTAAATGAAGAACAGGATGACGATACTGACGAAGAAGAAATGTATTTACAAGAGCTGGAAAAAGTAGCAGCACGAGCTAGAGACTTGGAACGGACTGTAGTGCCAGAGCAAGACCGCATTATTGAACAAGCTACCCAAGCTTTGAATATTTGCGATGTATACAGGCAAAAAAATACCCTTCGCCCAGTGATTTCTCATCAATTTTCACCTGAGCATGTACACGCTGAACGACTTTTATTGATTGCAG GCTTGAGACGGACGGATGCAGTTCGTGAGGCGCAACGCCTTCGCGTTGAACGCACATTGTTACCAGGTGGCATTATGGGCGAAAGGTCTACTTACTTAAACACTCATGGTGATGGAAAGACGCTTGTTATTCAGAGTCTGCGTGTTCCCATATTATCATCTGTGAATAGTGGTGGAAACCACAATAAGATAAAACATAATTCAAGTGAGGGATTAGAAAACCTTACCAGATGGCCAGGGGGATATAGGTATTTTGTGTGTGCTATCCGAGCAGTGGCTACGGTTCACCGGCCTCCAGTGACTGCTGCTTCCCGACCGGCTGATGCAGTTGAAGAATCAGTGCTCCGATTCTCCAATGATACTACCACCTGTCGTAACAAGGATGAAATAAATTATGGATATGTtgaatttattactaaaaaaagagTCAAAAACTCTGGTAGCCGAAAGTGTGCAGGTCCAACCGAATCAGAGGGTGCTCCTATTATGATCCATGGGTTGGATGACAGAGGATGGAAAATCACTGTTGAGCTATATGGTGTATCCCCAACAGGTACCGGGGAGAATGATCACCACAATGGTGGTAATAATGTTAAAGAACACGATGTCCACGAAAATAGAAGTGTATTG gACAAGTTATGGTCTACAGTCACTACCCCGAGTAAGGAAGCTAAAAAACACCATGGCTCAACAGCAACAACATGTATTGAATCACCAGGTGGACCAATGGCTGTGCGTAACACAGTGTTTCGACAACTTGGTTACTTTGTCTTTTCTGACGGTCAGGTGGACCGCAAGCAGTTTACTTTGAATAag GTGCATCAATCTGGTGGTGTTCCAAGTAGTTCAAGAGTTACTACAAATGCTGTTGCAGAAGAAACGGTGCGCATCCAAATGTGCCTTCTGGAGGAAGGAGAGCAATATGAAGATGATTCAGGTGCAATTAATTTGGACAACAAATCTTTGGAATCAAATACGTATACTGCCAGTGGCAGTAAAGCAGCTTATGCACATAAAACACTGAAATTTCCATCTGAGTGTAAACGATTGGAAggatttttaacacttttcgaTGATCATGAGTTGCGTTCACACAATTTTGTACGGGAGTCTCAGTGGCAACGTCGTACGGACATTGGTGATTGCTCAAAAGGTGGCACCACTTCATGGCGTCGTCTTTGGTTTCGGGCTGAAATAATTGATATGAATCAACAAAAGTCTATAAATAACAGTGAAAAACCACAAGAACAGCAAAACAACATCAATTTAAAGCAGCAAACCATACTGTTACGCTATTGGATGTACCCAGAGTATGCTGAACAAGAACGAGAG CCATTGGGTAGCATTGACTTGAACTGTTGTTTGCCGCCACCACCACCTGAAGAGGAAATTACAACTGCTGCTTTAAATCAGCAACAGAAACATAAGCAGAAGCCAATCCCTGCAGCTCCGGCTCTTCCAGACCTATGCACCCGACCAAATACTCTGCGTTTGATTTTGTACAATGGTGGTGCTGCATGTGATAACTTAAATGATGCAAATCATGATGGCGATGACAAAACTCATGAAGTGCTGCTGTTGGCTGCTGATACAGCAGATGAACGGCGTGAGTGGTGTGAAACGGTAAATGCAGCAGTGAATGCTATAAGTGAGCACCGTGAACAGATTAGGTTAGCTTTGGCTACACAATTgaagaaaaaacaatataataatgaaaaggAACAACAGCAATTCCGAAACCAAGTTGAACAACGTACTGGTGCTTGGCCTACTACGCCCGGTGGTACTCGCCAATATAGCAGTAAAAAAAAGAAGTTCTACAAATAA
- the LOC132934334 gene encoding uncharacterized protein LOC132934334 isoform X1 yields the protein MSATKLTELVNDAEMRLTNDGKDFILGIYTMVAIELRTSEYNKCVNNYIIGYGYYEDRIVVLGTIEFLRKLCSTDTVFMSSYNIKLESQLFRHLYTLHCFVDEKLVPMVYALLFNNNKRAYLRMFQIIKDTSHINNLKFNPSNFYIDVDLNIIPTIEEMFGLHKTIIKLSLYYYANIIWHKVISLGLSHNDDYNIEKTIRRMCYLALIPLEHIGEIWTKIKNEAPQNENLLELISYITDTFIIYNGRVLNTAVWNHYDTDNIKSISYLDGFSDFIDANIKNSNLSAIDCIIKLKNMQQDFEMEILTPKKSKVVSKIPKKYKFLEAKFNHAKEKLENGTISAIEYLDEII from the exons ATGAGTGCTACTAAATTGACTGAACTAGTAAATGATGCCGAGATGCGTTTAACAAATGATGggaaagattttattttaggtatttatacGATGGTGGCAATAGAATTAAGAActagtgaatataataaatgtgttaataattacattataggGTATGGCTATTACGAAGATAGAATTGTGGTACTTGGAACAAtagaatttttacgaaaattgTGTTCTACCGACACAGTATTTATGAGCAGCTACAACATTAAATTGGAATCACAATTATTCAGGCATTTATATACTTTGCACTGCTTTGTTGACGAAAAACTTGTACcaatg gtatacgcactgttatttaataataataagagagCATACCTGAGAATGTTTCAAATCATTAAGGATACTTCTCATATCAATAATTTGAAGTTTAATCCCAGTAACTTTTACATTGATGTGGATTTGAATATCATACCCACTATTGAAGAAATGTTTGGGTTACATAAGACGATCattaaattatctttatacTACTACGCAAATATCATATGGCATAAAGTTATAAGCTTAGGGCTATCACATaatgacgattataatatagaaaaaacaatACGTCGTATGTGTTATCTTGCATTGATCCCTCTTGAACATATCGGAGAAATCtggactaaaataaaaaatgaagcACCTCAGAACGAAA ATTTATTAGAACTCATAAGCTATATTACtgacacatttataatttataatggacgTGTATTAAATACAGCTGTATGGAATCATTACGACACAGacaatataaaatctataagcTACCTAGATGGATTTAGCGACTTTATTGACGCAAATATTAAGAATTCAAATCTGAGCGCTATAGATtgcattattaaattgaaaaatatgcaaCAAGACTTCGAGATGGAAATTTTGACTCCAAAAAAATCCAAAGTAGTCTCAAAGATTCCCAAAAAGTACAAGTTCTTAGAAGCAAAATTTAACCATGCAAAAgaaaa GCTTGAAAATGGAACAATTTCTGCAATAGAATACCTggatgaaataatttaa
- the LOC132934334 gene encoding uncharacterized protein LOC132934334 isoform X3 — translation MSATKLTELVNDAEMRLTNDGKDFILGYGYYEDRIVVLGTIEFLRKLCSTDTVFMSSYNIKLESQLFRHLYTLHCFVDEKLVPMVYALLFNNNKRAYLRMFQIIKDTSHINNLKFNPSNFYIDVDLNIIPTIEEMFGLHKTIIKLSLYYYANIIWHKVISLGLSHNDDYNIEKTIRRMCYLALIPLEHIGEIWTKIKNEAPQNENLLELISYITDTFIIYNGRVLNTAVWNHYDTDNIKSISYLDGFSDFIDANIKNSNLSAIDCIIKLKNMQQDFEMEILTPKKSKVVSKIPKKYKFLEAKFNHAKEKLENGTISAIEYLDEII, via the exons ATGAGTGCTACTAAATTGACTGAACTAGTAAATGATGCCGAGATGCGTTTAACAAATGATGggaaagattttattttag gGTATGGCTATTACGAAGATAGAATTGTGGTACTTGGAACAAtagaatttttacgaaaattgTGTTCTACCGACACAGTATTTATGAGCAGCTACAACATTAAATTGGAATCACAATTATTCAGGCATTTATATACTTTGCACTGCTTTGTTGACGAAAAACTTGTACcaatg gtatacgcactgttatttaataataataagagagCATACCTGAGAATGTTTCAAATCATTAAGGATACTTCTCATATCAATAATTTGAAGTTTAATCCCAGTAACTTTTACATTGATGTGGATTTGAATATCATACCCACTATTGAAGAAATGTTTGGGTTACATAAGACGATCattaaattatctttatacTACTACGCAAATATCATATGGCATAAAGTTATAAGCTTAGGGCTATCACATaatgacgattataatatagaaaaaacaatACGTCGTATGTGTTATCTTGCATTGATCCCTCTTGAACATATCGGAGAAATCtggactaaaataaaaaatgaagcACCTCAGAACGAAA ATTTATTAGAACTCATAAGCTATATTACtgacacatttataatttataatggacgTGTATTAAATACAGCTGTATGGAATCATTACGACACAGacaatataaaatctataagcTACCTAGATGGATTTAGCGACTTTATTGACGCAAATATTAAGAATTCAAATCTGAGCGCTATAGATtgcattattaaattgaaaaatatgcaaCAAGACTTCGAGATGGAAATTTTGACTCCAAAAAAATCCAAAGTAGTCTCAAAGATTCCCAAAAAGTACAAGTTCTTAGAAGCAAAATTTAACCATGCAAAAgaaaa GCTTGAAAATGGAACAATTTCTGCAATAGAATACCTggatgaaataatttaa
- the LOC132934334 gene encoding uncharacterized protein LOC132934334 isoform X2: MSATKLTELVNDAEMRLTNDGKDFILGIYTMVAIELRTSEYNKCVNNYIIGYGYYEDRIVVLGTIEFLRKLCSTDTVFMSSYNIKLESQLFRHLYTLHCFVDEKLVPMVYALLFNNNKRAYLRMFQIIKDTSHINNLKFNPSNFYIDVDLNIIPTIEEMFGLHKTIIKLSLYYYANIIWHKVISLGLSHNDDYNIEKTIRRMCYLALIPLEHIGEIWTKIKNEAPQNENLLELISYITDTFIIYNGRVLNTAVWNHYDTDNIKSISYLDGFSDFIDANIKNSNLSAIDCIIKLKNMQQDFEMEILTPKKSKVVSKIPKKYKFLEAKFNHAKEK; the protein is encoded by the exons ATGAGTGCTACTAAATTGACTGAACTAGTAAATGATGCCGAGATGCGTTTAACAAATGATGggaaagattttattttaggtatttatacGATGGTGGCAATAGAATTAAGAActagtgaatataataaatgtgttaataattacattataggGTATGGCTATTACGAAGATAGAATTGTGGTACTTGGAACAAtagaatttttacgaaaattgTGTTCTACCGACACAGTATTTATGAGCAGCTACAACATTAAATTGGAATCACAATTATTCAGGCATTTATATACTTTGCACTGCTTTGTTGACGAAAAACTTGTACcaatg gtatacgcactgttatttaataataataagagagCATACCTGAGAATGTTTCAAATCATTAAGGATACTTCTCATATCAATAATTTGAAGTTTAATCCCAGTAACTTTTACATTGATGTGGATTTGAATATCATACCCACTATTGAAGAAATGTTTGGGTTACATAAGACGATCattaaattatctttatacTACTACGCAAATATCATATGGCATAAAGTTATAAGCTTAGGGCTATCACATaatgacgattataatatagaaaaaacaatACGTCGTATGTGTTATCTTGCATTGATCCCTCTTGAACATATCGGAGAAATCtggactaaaataaaaaatgaagcACCTCAGAACGAAA ATTTATTAGAACTCATAAGCTATATTACtgacacatttataatttataatggacgTGTATTAAATACAGCTGTATGGAATCATTACGACACAGacaatataaaatctataagcTACCTAGATGGATTTAGCGACTTTATTGACGCAAATATTAAGAATTCAAATCTGAGCGCTATAGATtgcattattaaattgaaaaatatgcaaCAAGACTTCGAGATGGAAATTTTGACTCCAAAAAAATCCAAAGTAGTCTCAAAGATTCCCAAAAAGTACAAGTTCTTAGAAGCAAAATTTAACCATGCAAAAgaaaagtaa